The following proteins are co-located in the Scomber scombrus chromosome 2, fScoSco1.1, whole genome shotgun sequence genome:
- the sclt1 gene encoding sodium channel and clathrin linker 1: MEAEVEFLRDQVHRLNSALSQYQHGHRTQSTSSQVEEARPAESPAPWISDRSIMAPLIAEYDRHMDEMTEQLQKYQVSMAEVKVKLERLVKENERLHAELRESVERQLHALPVASGVEGSTLEEEAVIRNLKEQVQLSEKERLQAMELWQTAAQELDRLKQVYQKTVSDGQIHDAQRQQLKDQLVQFQQHTHKLQVANHKLESTNQQFLKTVTEQSTEMEELHSQHRQTKAELRTATAKVDEMTKLLQSVQEQIQRRDEDVAEAQGREEAADRRLQQLQSALSQLEARLKAASQEAEAVRREQNVWERKVGELQARCSTLEEEKYEALAKVRESVQVAEEAALQKDQALLREKQKTEELENTKEAIKHLIQDAAVRTRKEVDNVRKQCNVQIHRMAEELSALQLECADKESQIERSLRERKAVEEELEKVYKEGRAEPEFRKMDALHQRCLDAERMKDEMSITLQSTQNKLKTIEMDYSEELSRCQEEVRRLQGALATAREDCVGVSEERLQLQQENLQLRREMDELRKATLLVQKKAKQQVSQMEQEYSLKETGLDARVREMEESSRSSSADLTRLLAAQQKSTQRWKEEAKNLVQAFETKIASLKAELNRQKQRSHELEIQLETNHNAIAEYERQLAEYQEKTSRLQRRLTQAEQRATTATQQLSMLASQRRKTAMADPDSI, from the exons ATGGAGGCAGAAGTTGAGTTTCTGCGAGATCAAG TCCACAGGTTAAATTCTGCTCTCAGCCAGTATCAACATGGGCACCGCACTCAGTCCACATCATCTCAG GTTGAGGAGGCAAGACCAGCAGAGTCTCCTGCTCCCTGGATCTCTGATAGAAG TATAATGGCTCCTCTGATAGCTGAGTATGACCGGCACATGGATGAAATGACTGAACAGCTGCAGAAATACCAG GTGTCGATGGCAGAAGTCAAAGTGAAGTTGGAGAGGCTCGTCAAGGAGAACGAAAG ACTGCATGCAGAGCTGAGGGAGTCTGTGGAGAGGCAGCTTCACGCCCTGCCTGTGGCTTCAGGAGTGGAGGGAAGCAcactggaggaggaggcagTCATTAGAAACCTTAAAGAGCAGGTCCAGCTGTCTGAAAAG gaaCGGCTGCAGGCCATGGAGCTCTGGCAGACAGCAGCACAGGAGCTGGACCGCCTCAAGCAGGTCTATCAGAAGACGGTCTCTGATGGACAGATCCACGACGCTCAGAGGCAGCAGCTCAAG GATCAGCTTGTTCAGTTCCAGCAACACACGCACAAACTCCAAGTGGCCAATCACAAACTGGAATCG ACGAACCAGCAGTTCCTGAAGACGGTGACGGAGCAGAGCACGGAGATGGAGGAGCTACACAGCCAGCACAG GCAAACCAAAGCTGAGCTGAGGACAGCCACAGCCAAAGTGGACGAGATGACCAAACTTCTGCAGAGTGTACAGGAGCAGATACAGAGACGG GATGAAGACGTGGCAGAGGCTCAGGGCCGAGAGGAGGCAGCAGACAGACGACTCCAACAGCTTCAGTCAGCCTTGAGCCAGCTGGAGGCCAG ACTGAAAGCTGCATCTCAGGAGGCAGAGGCGGTGCGCAGAGAGCAAAATGTGTGGGAGAGAAAGGTGGGAGAACTCCAGGCACGTTGCAGCACCCTAGAGGAGGAGAAGTACGAAGCCCTGGCCAAAGTCCGAGAGAGCGTTCAGGTGGCTGAGGAGGCTGCACTGCAGAAGGACCAG GCCCTGttaagagagaaacagaagacaGAAGAGCTGGAGAACACAAAGGAGGCCATCAAACATTTGATCCAGGATGCTGCAGTTCGCACCAGGAAAGAG GTGGATAATGTGCGTAAGCAGTGCAACGTTCAAATCCATCGCATGGCCGAGGAGCTGTCTGCGCTGCAGCTG GAGTGTGCAGATAAAGAGTCTCAGATTGAAAGGTCCCTGCGAGAGAGGAAAGCTGTAGAGGAGGAACTGGAGAAG gtgTATAAAGAGGGCAGAGCAGAGCCAGAATTCAGGAAGATGGATGCCCTTCATCAGAGGTGTCTGGATGCAGAGAGGATGAAGGACGAGATGAGCATCACTCTGCAAAGCAcccaaaacaaactaaaaaccaTAGAAATGGA TTACAGTGAGGAGCTATCCCGGTGCCAGGAGGAAGTGCGGCGGCTGCAGGGCGCTCTGGCTACAGCCCGGGAAGACTGTGTCGGTGTCAGTGAGGAGCGACTCCAACTGCAACAGGAGAACTTGCAGCTCCGCAGGGAGATGGATGAGCTGCGGAAAGCCACGCTGCTGGTCCAAAAGAAGGCCAAACAACAG GTGTCACAGATGGAGCAGGAGTACAGTCTGAAGGAGACGGGACTTGACGCACGGGTGAGGGAAATGGAGGAAAGCAGCCGAAGCTCGAGCGCCGATCTGACACGCCTCCTGGCAGCACAGCAGAAAAGTACTCAGCGCTGGAAGGAAGAGGCCAAGAACCTGGTTCAGGCCTTTGAAACAAAAATTGCGAGCCTCAA AGCAGAGTTGAATCGCCAGAAGCAACGTTCACATGAGCTAGAGATACAACTGGAAACTAACCACAACGCAATCGCTGAG TATGAGAGGCAGCTAGCGGAGTATCAAGAGAAGACTAGTCGTCTCCAAAGAAGACTGACACAGGCTGAACAAAGAGCAACTACTGCTACACAACAG TTGAGCATGTTGGCGTCCCAGCGAAGGAAAACAGCCATGGCTGATCCAGACTCTATATAA